The Corynebacterium sphenisci DSM 44792 genome includes the window GGGACGGCGGCCGGCGGAGGGCGCCGGCGCCACGGGGCGGGATCGCCCCGGGGCACGGCGCCGTCCGGGGCGCGGTGCGGTCGAGCGTAGCCGGTGCCCGCACCCGGCCCACCCCCGGCGCCGCCCGGGGCCGGGCGGATCCGGTCCCCGAGGCGACCTCGATCGATAAAGGTGATGTATCCATTTTTTTGACAAACCCATCCCTCGGGGCGTCGGCTCCGAACACCCTGTGACGATGGCGCCCGGCGACGGGTTCCCTCGGATATGCCGCGACCCCGACTCGGGGCCGCACCGCACGACCCCCACGGCCGGGGCACCCCGGCCGGAACACAGGAGACACCCCATGAAGATCACCCGACGCCCCCTCACCGCCGCCGCGCTCGTCGCCGCCGCCCTCACCATGGGCGCCTGCGCCACCGACGGCGACGGCGCCGAGGAGACCACCGCGGCCTCCACCGCGACCTCCACCATGACCGGCTCCGAGTCGGAGTCCGCCGACGCCGGCGCCGACGGCTCCGGCCCCGCCGGCCCCGGCTGCGCCGCCTACGCCGAGGCCCACCCGGACGGCCCGGCCTCGCTCGGCGTCATCGCCGACCAGAACATCGTCGAGGCGGTGCCGAACATCCCCGAGCTGTCCACGCTCACCGCGGCGCTCACCGGCGGGCTCAACCCGGACGTGAACCTGGTCGCCACCCTCGAGGGCGGCGAGTGGACCATCTTCGCGCCCACCGACGAGGCCTTCGCCAAGGTCGACGACGCGACCATCGAGAAGCTCAAGACCGACGCGGACCTGCTCTCCGCCGTGCTCACCTACCACGTGGTCGACGGCCAGGCCGGCCTGGACATGGTCGACGGCGAGCACGTCACCGTGCAGGGCGAGAAGGTCACCGTGACCATCGACGGCGAGGAGATGACCGTCAACGACGCGAACATCGCCTGCGGCGGCATCACCACCGCCAACGCCACCGTGTACCTCATCGACACGGTCCTGCTGCCCCCCATGTAGTCCCGGACCGACCAGCCCAGCACCACCGAACCTAAGGATCACCCCCATGCGCACCATCGCACGCATCACCACCGCCGTCGTCGGCGCCGCCGGCGCCACGGCGCTGCTCGGAGCCGGCCTCGCCGGCGCCGCCGAGGGCCTGCCCGGCCTCGACGGCCTGCCCGAGCTGCCCGACATGGGCTCCGGCTCCGCCGAGCTGCCCGAGCTGCCCGACATGGGCTCCGGCTCCGCCGAGCTGCCCGGCGACGCGGACGGGGCCGGCGACGCCGGTTCCGCCGACATCGCCGGCATGCTCTCCGATCTGGACGTCTCCGGGCCCGTCGACGGCCTCGACGTCGCCGGCGCGCTGCCCGGCACCGAGGTCCACCGCGGGGCGGCGCACGCCGCCGCCGACGACGCCATCGCCCTCGGCATCGCCGCCGGCGGCGGCGTCGCCGAGGCCCATGCGGCCAACACCTCCGGCCCGGCGGCGATCGCCGTCGGCGAGGGCGCCGAGGCGCATGTGCACGGGGTCTCCCCCGGCCTCGCCATCGGCATCGCCGGCCCGGACAGCGCCGCGCACGTGCCCGGCGATGAGCCGGCCACCTGCTCCGGCCAGGCCGCCTTCGCCGGCGACTTCCAGACCCTCACCGGATGCGTCGCCGCCGGCGGGACCATGACGCCGATCGACATCACCCCGGACGCCGGCCGCTAACCGCCGGCACCGCACCCGCCGCCCCGGCGGCGCGGCCGCCGGCCGGGGCGCAGGGTGCCTCCGCCCCCGGCCGGCGCCCCCGCCGCCGGGACCGCCGGGCCGCCGACGCCGCCCGGGCACCGCATGGTGCCCGGGCGGCGTCGCCGTGCCGGGGCGCCCGTCCCCCCCCAGTCCGGCCGCGGCACGGGCGCTTCCGGCCCCCGACAGCGCAGCAGGCCAGGGCGGATCCGCCCTGGCCTGCTTCTTTGGCTCCCCCAACTGGATTCGAACCAGTAACCCTTCGATTAACAGTCGAATGCTCTGCCGTTGAGCTATGGGGGAATGGCGTCGCCGCGGGACGGTGCCCGCGCAACGGATGATCACTCTACCGAGCCCCCGACGACGGGACAAATCCGCAGTTCACACGGGGTTCCCGGCCCCGGCGGAGGCGGCGGCGGCCACCGGGGGGCGGGGGATCGCTATGGTGGGCTGCGACACGGGGTGCCCGGGAGCGGCCCGGGCTGAGAACACACCCGTCGAACTTGATCCGGTTAGCACCGGCGAAAGGATGGTCATCCATGACTGCACCCATGCCCGACGACGCCCGCGGCGCCGCCCCGGCGAGCCCCACCGCGGACATCTCCGCCCCCGCCCCCGGCCGGGTGGCCGGCCGCCCCCCGCGGGTGCTGTCCATCGCGGGCACCGATCCCACCGGCGGCGCCGGGGTGCACGCCGATCTCAAGGCCTTCGCCGCCTGCGGGGCCTACGGCATGGCCGCGGTGACCGTGCTGGTGGCGCAGAACACCGTCGGCGTGCGGGACCTGCACGTGCCCCCGGCGGCCTTCCTCCGCGCCCAGCTGGACGCGGTCTCCGACGACGTCGCCGTCGACGCGGTGAAGCTGGGCATGCTCTACTCCGCGGAGCTCATCGGCGTGGTCTCCGACTGGCTGGCCGAGGTCGACCCCCCGGTGGTGGTGCTGGACCCGGTGATGGTGGCCACCTCCGGGGACCGGCTGCTCGACGCCGCGGCGGAGCGGGCCCTCGCCGGGCTGCTCGACCGGGTGCACCTGGTCACCCCGAACGTGCCGGAGCTGGCGGTGCTCGCCGGCGCGGAGCCGGCCGGGGACTCCGCGGGCCTGCTCGAGCAGGCCCGCGCGGTCGCCGCCCGGCATGACGTGGCGGTGCTGGCCAAGGGCGGGCACCTGCCCGGGGCGGAGGTGCTCGACGCCCTGGTCTCCCCGGACGGGTCGGTCGCCGAATTCACCGCCGCCCGGGTGGACACCACCTGCACCCACGGCACCGGCTGCTCCCTCTCCGCGGCGATCGCGGCGCTGTGGCCGCGCACCGGGGACCCGGCCGCGGCGGTGCGGCGGGCGAAGCGCTGGCTGACCGAGTCCCTGACGCACGCCGATGAGCTGGCGGTGGGCCGCGGGCACGGGCCGGTGCACCATTTCGCCGGGATGTGGGCGCGCGGCCTGGAGCCGACCCGGCCGCTGGACCTGATGGACTCCTGGTGGGCGGGGATCGCCGGTATCCGGGAGGCCATCGACGAACTGCCCTTCCTCCACGGCCTGGCCGCCGGGGATCTCGCGGCGGAGGACTTCGGCTGGTACCTGGCCCAGGACGCGCTGTACCTCAACGGCTACGCCCGGGCCCTGGCGGCCACCGCGGCGAAGGCGCCCACCCAGGCCGAGCAGATGTTCTGGGCGCGCAGCGCCCATGACGCGATCGCGGTGGAGATGGACCTGCACCGCTCCTTCATCGGGGAGGCCGCCGGGGCGGCGGCCCCGGAGCCCTCGGCGGTGACCCGCGCCTACGTGGACCACCTCCTCGCCGCGGCGGTGCACGGCACCTACGGGGAGGCGGTGGCCGCGGTGCTGCCCTGCTTCTGGCTCTACCAGGACACCGGCTCCCGGCTGGTCGACCGCGCCCACGAGGGGCACCCCTACCGGGAGTGGCTGGAGACCTACGCGGACGAGGAGTTCGCGGACGCCACCCGGGAGGCGATCCGGATCTGCGCGGAGGCCGCGGCGGCGGCGACCCCCGCGGAGCGGGCCGCGATGGAGACCGCCTTCCGGCTCTCCTCCCGGCATGAGCTCGAGTTCTTCGCCGAGCCGGTGCGCCGGCACGACCGCGGCTGAGCGGCGCGCGGCCGCGGGGATTAGGGTCGATGATATGAACACAAAACCCGAGTCCCCGCTCCCCGCGCCCGAGCGCGGGGACGGCTCGCGCATCGTGCGCGGCATCATCGCCCGGGCCAAGGGCGCCCCGGTGGAGTCCGTCGAGGTGGTGGTGCCCGCCCCGGGCCCCCATGACGTGGTGGTGCGGGTGGACGCCTGCGGCGTCTGCCACACCGACCTCGCCTACCGCGACGGCGACATCGACGACTCCTTCCCCTTCCTGCTCGGCCACGAGGCCGCCGGGGTGGTCGCCGAAATCGGCGAGGCCGTCGAACATGTCGCGGTCGGCGATTTCGTGGTGCTCAACTGGCGGGCGGTGTGCGGCGAATGCCGCGCCTGCCGCCGCGGCGAGCCGAAGTACTGCTTCGACACGCACAACGCCTCGAAGCCGATGACCCTCGCCGACGGCACCGTGCTGGAGCCCGCCCTGGGCATCGGCGCCTTCTGCGAGGCCACCCTGGTCCACGAGGGCCAGTGCACCAAGGTCGACCCGGAGGCGGATCCGGCGGTGGCCGGGCTGCTCGGCTGCGGGATGATGGCCGGCATCGGCGCGGCGATCCACACCGGCGCAGTCGCCCGCGGCGAATCGGTGGCCGTGATCGGCTGCGGCGGGGTGGGCACCGCCGCCATCGCCGGGGCCCGGCTCGCCGGGGCCACCCGGATCATCGCGGTGGACATCGACGACACCAAGCTCGACACCGCCCGCCGCTTCGGCGCCACCGACACCGTGAACTCCCGGGAGCTCGCCGACGGGCGCACCGGGGAGGAGGACCCGGTGGTGGCCCGGATCCGGGAGCTCACCGGCGGATTCGGCGCCGATGTGGTGATCGACGCGGTGGGCCGGCCGGAGACCTACCGGCAGGCCTTCTACGCCCGGGATCTCGCCGGCCGGGTGGTGCTGGTGGGCGTGCCCGCCCCGGAGGCCCGCCTGGACCTGCCGCTGGCGGACGTGTTCGCCCGCGGCGGGTCGCTGAAGTCCTCCTGGTACGGCGACTGCCTGCCCGAGCACGATTTCCCGATGCTGGTGGACCTCTCCCGGCAGGGCCGGCTGCCCCTGGCCGACTTCGTCACCGAGCGGATCGGCCTGGACGGGGTGGAGGACGCCTTCGCCGCGATGCGCGACGGCGGGGTGCTGCGATCGGTGGTGGTGAACCGATGAGCGGCGAGGCCACCGGCGGGATCCGCCGGCAGGGCGATCTGCGGATCGACCATGTGGAGACCTCCGGCGTCTTCGCCCTCGACGGGGGCGAATGGGAGGTGGACAACAACATCTGGCTGCTCGGCGACGACGCCGAGTGCATCATCGTCGACGCCGCCCATGACGCGGCGCCGATCCTCGACGCGGTCGACGGCCGGCGGGTGCGCGCCATCGTGTGCACGCATGCGCACAACGACCACATCACCGTCGCCCCGGAGCTCTCCGAGAAGCTCGACGCGCCGATGCTGGTGCACCCCGGCGACCAGATGCTCTGGGAGCAGACCTGGCCGGGCGTGGCGCACGGGGACCTGGCGCACGGGCAGCGCCTGGGGATCGCCGGCACCGAGGTCGTCGTGATCAACACCCCGGGCCACTCCCCGGGGTCCTGCTGCCTGTACGTGCCCGAGGCCGCGGAGCTGTTCAGCGGGGACACCCTGTTCTCCGGCGGGCCCGGCGCCACCGGGCGCAGCTACTCGGACTTCGACACCATCATCGACTCGATCCGGGACAACCTGCTCACCCTGCCCGCGGAGACCGTGGTGCGCACCGGGCACGGCGACCACACCACGATCGGCGCCGAGGCGCCCCATCTGGAGGAGTGGATCCGCCGGGGCTACTGAGCCCGCGCCACCCCTCCCCCGCCGCCCGGCGCGCCCCGGGCACCGGCCCCGAGCGGCCCCGCGGCATCCGCGGCGGTCGCCGGGGCCGCGGGGGATCCGCGCCCGCCGCCGCCCCGCGCACCCCCAGATGGGACGGGTGCGCGGGTTTCCCCCGTGTACCCCTTGTCCGGCCGGGGCGGGCGCCCCTATAGTTCACCACATAGGTGGTTAACCCATTAACTGGGATGCTGCCGACGTCATCCGGCCGCGGCAGGCGCGGCCGGGCCGACCCACCGGAAGGAGGCCGCCGATGGGCGACCCCCGCCCCATCTACCGGCGGATCGCCGCGGAACTGCGCGGGCACATCGGCTCCGGGGCGCTGCCGGAGGGGCAGCGGGCCCCGTCCACCAACGAGCTCTCCGCCTACCACGGCGTCAAC containing:
- a CDS encoding fasciclin domain-containing protein, with translation MKITRRPLTAAALVAAALTMGACATDGDGAEETTAASTATSTMTGSESESADAGADGSGPAGPGCAAYAEAHPDGPASLGVIADQNIVEAVPNIPELSTLTAALTGGLNPDVNLVATLEGGEWTIFAPTDEAFAKVDDATIEKLKTDADLLSAVLTYHVVDGQAGLDMVDGEHVTVQGEKVTVTIDGEEMTVNDANIACGGITTANATVYLIDTVLLPPM
- the thiD gene encoding bifunctional hydroxymethylpyrimidine kinase/phosphomethylpyrimidine kinase codes for the protein MTAPMPDDARGAAPASPTADISAPAPGRVAGRPPRVLSIAGTDPTGGAGVHADLKAFAACGAYGMAAVTVLVAQNTVGVRDLHVPPAAFLRAQLDAVSDDVAVDAVKLGMLYSAELIGVVSDWLAEVDPPVVVLDPVMVATSGDRLLDAAAERALAGLLDRVHLVTPNVPELAVLAGAEPAGDSAGLLEQARAVAARHDVAVLAKGGHLPGAEVLDALVSPDGSVAEFTAARVDTTCTHGTGCSLSAAIAALWPRTGDPAAAVRRAKRWLTESLTHADELAVGRGHGPVHHFAGMWARGLEPTRPLDLMDSWWAGIAGIREAIDELPFLHGLAAGDLAAEDFGWYLAQDALYLNGYARALAATAAKAPTQAEQMFWARSAHDAIAVEMDLHRSFIGEAAGAAAPEPSAVTRAYVDHLLAAAVHGTYGEAVAAVLPCFWLYQDTGSRLVDRAHEGHPYREWLETYADEEFADATREAIRICAEAAAAATPAERAAMETAFRLSSRHELEFFAEPVRRHDRG
- a CDS encoding S-(hydroxymethyl)mycothiol dehydrogenase, whose product is MNTKPESPLPAPERGDGSRIVRGIIARAKGAPVESVEVVVPAPGPHDVVVRVDACGVCHTDLAYRDGDIDDSFPFLLGHEAAGVVAEIGEAVEHVAVGDFVVLNWRAVCGECRACRRGEPKYCFDTHNASKPMTLADGTVLEPALGIGAFCEATLVHEGQCTKVDPEADPAVAGLLGCGMMAGIGAAIHTGAVARGESVAVIGCGGVGTAAIAGARLAGATRIIAVDIDDTKLDTARRFGATDTVNSRELADGRTGEEDPVVARIRELTGGFGADVVIDAVGRPETYRQAFYARDLAGRVVLVGVPAPEARLDLPLADVFARGGSLKSSWYGDCLPEHDFPMLVDLSRQGRLPLADFVTERIGLDGVEDAFAAMRDGGVLRSVVVNR
- a CDS encoding MBL fold metallo-hydrolase, coding for MSGEATGGIRRQGDLRIDHVETSGVFALDGGEWEVDNNIWLLGDDAECIIVDAAHDAAPILDAVDGRRVRAIVCTHAHNDHITVAPELSEKLDAPMLVHPGDQMLWEQTWPGVAHGDLAHGQRLGIAGTEVVVINTPGHSPGSCCLYVPEAAELFSGDTLFSGGPGATGRSYSDFDTIIDSIRDNLLTLPAETVVRTGHGDHTTIGAEAPHLEEWIRRGY